The Apostichopus japonicus isolate 1M-3 chromosome 20, ASM3797524v1, whole genome shotgun sequence genome contains a region encoding:
- the LOC139961643 gene encoding uncharacterized protein isoform X1, which translates to MAHEFPLVTVKLEVDTEDEEELEEVVSLMRPDCSTEEEYITDEDGFTTKDDDGFIEETPKTCSTEENDEDGFIKINVDGLIEETSQQNGGEVFCSKGIQDETEAKRTTPNNPLPLHRDSYSQTKQSRCQTSERTFGGNFNWKQQQDICFDERPIECDIELHTFILKSHLPKCVTVQSVERPFSCEICPKTFHCRSQLTRHERIHSGEKPLRCAHCEKTFNFKSQLTRHELIHSGHKQFECHICQKSFLRKPDLTRHKLIHCEEKPFKCTMCPKVFILKSHLIRHEKVHSGERPFKCDECDKSFDFKSQLTRHELIHSGERDFECHVCQKTFLRKPDLLRHERIHTGERPFKCKICPKMFILKSHLIRHEKIHSSEKHIPCHTCEKTFLRKSDMTRHERIHSVD; encoded by the exons ATGGCCCATG AATTTCCACTCGTAACTGTGAAGTTGGAGGTAGAcacagaagatgaagaagaactTGAAGAAGTCGTATCCTTGATGAGACCAG ATTGTTCAACAGAAGAAGAATATATTACAGATGAAGATGGATTCACCACTAAAGATGATGATGGATTCATAGAAGAAACCCCTAAAA CTTGCTCAACAGAAGAAAACGATGAGGATGGTTTCATCAAGATAAACGTTGATGGACTGATAGAGGAGACCTCTCAGCAAAACG GTGGAGAGGTTTTCTGCTCCAaaggcatccaagatgaaactGAGGCAAAGAGGACAACCCCAAATAACCCTTTGCCTTTGCACAGGGATAGTTACTCACAAACAAAGCAATCTCGTTGTCAAACATCTGAAAGGACTTTTGGAGGCAATTTCAATTGGAAGCAGCAGCAAGATATTTGCTTTGATGAGAGACCAATTGAGTGTGATATAGAACTACATACTTTCATTCTGAAGTCACATTTACCAAAATGTGTAACAGTTCAATCAGTCGAAAGGCCATTCAGTTGCGAGATATGTCCAAAGACGTTCCACTGTAGGTCACAGTTAACCAGACACGAAAGAATTCATTCTGGTGAGAAACCACTTAGATGTGCACATTGTGAAAAGACTTTTAATTTTAAGTCACAGTTGACTAGGCATGAGCTGATTCATTCTGGTCACAAACAGTTTGAGTGTCACATATGTCAAAAATCTTTCCTTAGGAAGCCTGATTTGACGAGACACAAGCTAATTCATTGCGAGGAAAAGCCGTTCAAGTGTACAATGTGTCCGAAGGTGTTCATTTTGAAGTCACATCTGATCAGACATGAAAAAGTTCATTCCGGTGAGAGACCGTTTAAATGTGACGAATGTGACAAGAGTTTCGACTTTAAGTCACAGTTGACCAGACATGAACTAATTCATTCTGGTGAGAGAGATTTTGAATGCCATGTGTGTCAAAAGACTTTCCTTCGGAAGCCCGACTTATTAAGACACGAAAGAATTCACACTGGTGAAAGGCCATTCAAGTGTAAAATATGTCcaaaaatgttcattttgaAGTCACATTTGATCAGGCATGAAAAAATTCATTCAAGTGAGAAACATATTCCATGCCACACATGTGAAAAGACTTTCCTCCGAAAGTCTGATATGACCAGGCATGAAAGAATTCATTCTGTTGATTGA
- the LOC139961643 gene encoding uncharacterized protein isoform X3, with translation MRPDCSTEEEYITDEDGFTTKDDDGFIEETPKTCSTEENDEDGFIKINVDGLIEETSQQNGGEVFCSKGIQDETEAKRTTPNNPLPLHRDSYSQTKQSRCQTSERTFGGNFNWKQQQDICFDERPIECDIELHTFILKSHLPKCVTVQSVERPFSCEICPKTFHCRSQLTRHERIHSGEKPLRCAHCEKTFNFKSQLTRHELIHSGHKQFECHICQKSFLRKPDLTRHKLIHCEEKPFKCTMCPKVFILKSHLIRHEKVHSGERPFKCDECDKSFDFKSQLTRHELIHSGERDFECHVCQKTFLRKPDLLRHERIHTGERPFKCKICPKMFILKSHLIRHEKIHSSEKHIPCHTCEKTFLRKSDMTRHERIHSVD, from the exons ATGAGACCAG ATTGTTCAACAGAAGAAGAATATATTACAGATGAAGATGGATTCACCACTAAAGATGATGATGGATTCATAGAAGAAACCCCTAAAA CTTGCTCAACAGAAGAAAACGATGAGGATGGTTTCATCAAGATAAACGTTGATGGACTGATAGAGGAGACCTCTCAGCAAAACG GTGGAGAGGTTTTCTGCTCCAaaggcatccaagatgaaactGAGGCAAAGAGGACAACCCCAAATAACCCTTTGCCTTTGCACAGGGATAGTTACTCACAAACAAAGCAATCTCGTTGTCAAACATCTGAAAGGACTTTTGGAGGCAATTTCAATTGGAAGCAGCAGCAAGATATTTGCTTTGATGAGAGACCAATTGAGTGTGATATAGAACTACATACTTTCATTCTGAAGTCACATTTACCAAAATGTGTAACAGTTCAATCAGTCGAAAGGCCATTCAGTTGCGAGATATGTCCAAAGACGTTCCACTGTAGGTCACAGTTAACCAGACACGAAAGAATTCATTCTGGTGAGAAACCACTTAGATGTGCACATTGTGAAAAGACTTTTAATTTTAAGTCACAGTTGACTAGGCATGAGCTGATTCATTCTGGTCACAAACAGTTTGAGTGTCACATATGTCAAAAATCTTTCCTTAGGAAGCCTGATTTGACGAGACACAAGCTAATTCATTGCGAGGAAAAGCCGTTCAAGTGTACAATGTGTCCGAAGGTGTTCATTTTGAAGTCACATCTGATCAGACATGAAAAAGTTCATTCCGGTGAGAGACCGTTTAAATGTGACGAATGTGACAAGAGTTTCGACTTTAAGTCACAGTTGACCAGACATGAACTAATTCATTCTGGTGAGAGAGATTTTGAATGCCATGTGTGTCAAAAGACTTTCCTTCGGAAGCCCGACTTATTAAGACACGAAAGAATTCACACTGGTGAAAGGCCATTCAAGTGTAAAATATGTCcaaaaatgttcattttgaAGTCACATTTGATCAGGCATGAAAAAATTCATTCAAGTGAGAAACATATTCCATGCCACACATGTGAAAAGACTTTCCTCCGAAAGTCTGATATGACCAGGCATGAAAGAATTCATTCTGTTGATTGA
- the LOC139961643 gene encoding uncharacterized protein isoform X5, with protein MAHEFPLVTVKLEVDTEDEEELEEVVSLMRPACSTEENDEDGFIKINVDGLIEETSQQNGGEVFCSKGIQDETEAKRTTPNNPLPLHRDSYSQTKQSRCQTSERTFGGNFNWKQQQDICFDERPIECDIELHTFILKSHLPKCVTVQSVERPFSCEICPKTFHCRSQLTRHERIHSGEKPLRCAHCEKTFNFKSQLTRHELIHSGHKQFECHICQKSFLRKPDLTRHKLIHCEEKPFKCTMCPKVFILKSHLIRHEKVHSGERPFKCDECDKSFDFKSQLTRHELIHSGERDFECHVCQKTFLRKPDLLRHERIHTGERPFKCKICPKMFILKSHLIRHEKIHSSEKHIPCHTCEKTFLRKSDMTRHERIHSVD; from the exons ATGGCCCATG AATTTCCACTCGTAACTGTGAAGTTGGAGGTAGAcacagaagatgaagaagaactTGAAGAAGTCGTATCCTTGATGAGACCAG CTTGCTCAACAGAAGAAAACGATGAGGATGGTTTCATCAAGATAAACGTTGATGGACTGATAGAGGAGACCTCTCAGCAAAACG GTGGAGAGGTTTTCTGCTCCAaaggcatccaagatgaaactGAGGCAAAGAGGACAACCCCAAATAACCCTTTGCCTTTGCACAGGGATAGTTACTCACAAACAAAGCAATCTCGTTGTCAAACATCTGAAAGGACTTTTGGAGGCAATTTCAATTGGAAGCAGCAGCAAGATATTTGCTTTGATGAGAGACCAATTGAGTGTGATATAGAACTACATACTTTCATTCTGAAGTCACATTTACCAAAATGTGTAACAGTTCAATCAGTCGAAAGGCCATTCAGTTGCGAGATATGTCCAAAGACGTTCCACTGTAGGTCACAGTTAACCAGACACGAAAGAATTCATTCTGGTGAGAAACCACTTAGATGTGCACATTGTGAAAAGACTTTTAATTTTAAGTCACAGTTGACTAGGCATGAGCTGATTCATTCTGGTCACAAACAGTTTGAGTGTCACATATGTCAAAAATCTTTCCTTAGGAAGCCTGATTTGACGAGACACAAGCTAATTCATTGCGAGGAAAAGCCGTTCAAGTGTACAATGTGTCCGAAGGTGTTCATTTTGAAGTCACATCTGATCAGACATGAAAAAGTTCATTCCGGTGAGAGACCGTTTAAATGTGACGAATGTGACAAGAGTTTCGACTTTAAGTCACAGTTGACCAGACATGAACTAATTCATTCTGGTGAGAGAGATTTTGAATGCCATGTGTGTCAAAAGACTTTCCTTCGGAAGCCCGACTTATTAAGACACGAAAGAATTCACACTGGTGAAAGGCCATTCAAGTGTAAAATATGTCcaaaaatgttcattttgaAGTCACATTTGATCAGGCATGAAAAAATTCATTCAAGTGAGAAACATATTCCATGCCACACATGTGAAAAGACTTTCCTCCGAAAGTCTGATATGACCAGGCATGAAAGAATTCATTCTGTTGATTGA
- the LOC139961641 gene encoding ubiquitin-like protein 4A, translating into MILTVKILQTPSKECRIEVTASEPVISVKRMVARELDVPVHLQRLVFKGKTLADGQCLCDYNIGPGTKIHLVVRRPEFDADSLSPACLGRSTALWDKLQEVLHRHYEPGDAEIVLENFKKEFSSSVSSLSWDDIERLALSKMGASNNPSQAGPST; encoded by the exons ATGATATTAACTGTGAAAATACTGCAAACGCCTTCAAAAGAATGCCGCATAGAG GTTACTGCATCAGAGCCAGTCATATCAGTTAAAAGAATGGTGGCTAGGGAACTTGATGTTCCTGTACACTTACAGAGGCTAGTCTTCAAGGGTAAAACACTAGCAG ATGGACAGTGTCTATGTGACTATAATATTGGGCCTGGAACCAAAATTCACCTGGTGGTCAGGAGACCTGAATTTGATGCAGATTCACTAAGCCCAGCCTGTCTCGGCAGAAGCACTGCCCTTTGGGATAAATTACAAGAGGTTCTTCACAGACACTATGAACCTGGAGATGCTGAAATAGTTTTAGAAAATTTTAAGAAG GAGTTTTCATCGAGCGTTAGCAGCCTTAGCTGGGATGACATTGAACGTTTAGCACTTAGCAAAATGGGAGCTTCAAATAATCCAAGTCAAGCTGGACCTTCGACCTGA
- the LOC139961643 gene encoding uncharacterized protein isoform X4 yields MAHEFPLVTVKLEVDTEDEEELEEVVSLMRPDCSTEEEYITDEDGFTTKDDDGFIEETPKSGEVFCSKGIQDETEAKRTTPNNPLPLHRDSYSQTKQSRCQTSERTFGGNFNWKQQQDICFDERPIECDIELHTFILKSHLPKCVTVQSVERPFSCEICPKTFHCRSQLTRHERIHSGEKPLRCAHCEKTFNFKSQLTRHELIHSGHKQFECHICQKSFLRKPDLTRHKLIHCEEKPFKCTMCPKVFILKSHLIRHEKVHSGERPFKCDECDKSFDFKSQLTRHELIHSGERDFECHVCQKTFLRKPDLLRHERIHTGERPFKCKICPKMFILKSHLIRHEKIHSSEKHIPCHTCEKTFLRKSDMTRHERIHSVD; encoded by the exons ATGGCCCATG AATTTCCACTCGTAACTGTGAAGTTGGAGGTAGAcacagaagatgaagaagaactTGAAGAAGTCGTATCCTTGATGAGACCAG ATTGTTCAACAGAAGAAGAATATATTACAGATGAAGATGGATTCACCACTAAAGATGATGATGGATTCATAGAAGAAACCCCTAAAA GTGGAGAGGTTTTCTGCTCCAaaggcatccaagatgaaactGAGGCAAAGAGGACAACCCCAAATAACCCTTTGCCTTTGCACAGGGATAGTTACTCACAAACAAAGCAATCTCGTTGTCAAACATCTGAAAGGACTTTTGGAGGCAATTTCAATTGGAAGCAGCAGCAAGATATTTGCTTTGATGAGAGACCAATTGAGTGTGATATAGAACTACATACTTTCATTCTGAAGTCACATTTACCAAAATGTGTAACAGTTCAATCAGTCGAAAGGCCATTCAGTTGCGAGATATGTCCAAAGACGTTCCACTGTAGGTCACAGTTAACCAGACACGAAAGAATTCATTCTGGTGAGAAACCACTTAGATGTGCACATTGTGAAAAGACTTTTAATTTTAAGTCACAGTTGACTAGGCATGAGCTGATTCATTCTGGTCACAAACAGTTTGAGTGTCACATATGTCAAAAATCTTTCCTTAGGAAGCCTGATTTGACGAGACACAAGCTAATTCATTGCGAGGAAAAGCCGTTCAAGTGTACAATGTGTCCGAAGGTGTTCATTTTGAAGTCACATCTGATCAGACATGAAAAAGTTCATTCCGGTGAGAGACCGTTTAAATGTGACGAATGTGACAAGAGTTTCGACTTTAAGTCACAGTTGACCAGACATGAACTAATTCATTCTGGTGAGAGAGATTTTGAATGCCATGTGTGTCAAAAGACTTTCCTTCGGAAGCCCGACTTATTAAGACACGAAAGAATTCACACTGGTGAAAGGCCATTCAAGTGTAAAATATGTCcaaaaatgttcattttgaAGTCACATTTGATCAGGCATGAAAAAATTCATTCAAGTGAGAAACATATTCCATGCCACACATGTGAAAAGACTTTCCTCCGAAAGTCTGATATGACCAGGCATGAAAGAATTCATTCTGTTGATTGA
- the LOC139961643 gene encoding uncharacterized protein isoform X2, translating into MAHEFPLVTVKLEVDTEDEEELEEVVSLMRPDCSTEEEYITDEDGFTTKDDDGFIEETPKKENDEDGFIKINVDGLIEETSQQNGGEVFCSKGIQDETEAKRTTPNNPLPLHRDSYSQTKQSRCQTSERTFGGNFNWKQQQDICFDERPIECDIELHTFILKSHLPKCVTVQSVERPFSCEICPKTFHCRSQLTRHERIHSGEKPLRCAHCEKTFNFKSQLTRHELIHSGHKQFECHICQKSFLRKPDLTRHKLIHCEEKPFKCTMCPKVFILKSHLIRHEKVHSGERPFKCDECDKSFDFKSQLTRHELIHSGERDFECHVCQKTFLRKPDLLRHERIHTGERPFKCKICPKMFILKSHLIRHEKIHSSEKHIPCHTCEKTFLRKSDMTRHERIHSVD; encoded by the exons ATGGCCCATG AATTTCCACTCGTAACTGTGAAGTTGGAGGTAGAcacagaagatgaagaagaactTGAAGAAGTCGTATCCTTGATGAGACCAG ATTGTTCAACAGAAGAAGAATATATTACAGATGAAGATGGATTCACCACTAAAGATGATGATGGATTCATAGAAGAAACCCCTAAAA AAGAAAACGATGAGGATGGTTTCATCAAGATAAACGTTGATGGACTGATAGAGGAGACCTCTCAGCAAAACG GTGGAGAGGTTTTCTGCTCCAaaggcatccaagatgaaactGAGGCAAAGAGGACAACCCCAAATAACCCTTTGCCTTTGCACAGGGATAGTTACTCACAAACAAAGCAATCTCGTTGTCAAACATCTGAAAGGACTTTTGGAGGCAATTTCAATTGGAAGCAGCAGCAAGATATTTGCTTTGATGAGAGACCAATTGAGTGTGATATAGAACTACATACTTTCATTCTGAAGTCACATTTACCAAAATGTGTAACAGTTCAATCAGTCGAAAGGCCATTCAGTTGCGAGATATGTCCAAAGACGTTCCACTGTAGGTCACAGTTAACCAGACACGAAAGAATTCATTCTGGTGAGAAACCACTTAGATGTGCACATTGTGAAAAGACTTTTAATTTTAAGTCACAGTTGACTAGGCATGAGCTGATTCATTCTGGTCACAAACAGTTTGAGTGTCACATATGTCAAAAATCTTTCCTTAGGAAGCCTGATTTGACGAGACACAAGCTAATTCATTGCGAGGAAAAGCCGTTCAAGTGTACAATGTGTCCGAAGGTGTTCATTTTGAAGTCACATCTGATCAGACATGAAAAAGTTCATTCCGGTGAGAGACCGTTTAAATGTGACGAATGTGACAAGAGTTTCGACTTTAAGTCACAGTTGACCAGACATGAACTAATTCATTCTGGTGAGAGAGATTTTGAATGCCATGTGTGTCAAAAGACTTTCCTTCGGAAGCCCGACTTATTAAGACACGAAAGAATTCACACTGGTGAAAGGCCATTCAAGTGTAAAATATGTCcaaaaatgttcattttgaAGTCACATTTGATCAGGCATGAAAAAATTCATTCAAGTGAGAAACATATTCCATGCCACACATGTGAAAAGACTTTCCTCCGAAAGTCTGATATGACCAGGCATGAAAGAATTCATTCTGTTGATTGA
- the LOC139961643 gene encoding uncharacterized protein isoform X6, with amino-acid sequence MRPACSTEENDEDGFIKINVDGLIEETSQQNGGEVFCSKGIQDETEAKRTTPNNPLPLHRDSYSQTKQSRCQTSERTFGGNFNWKQQQDICFDERPIECDIELHTFILKSHLPKCVTVQSVERPFSCEICPKTFHCRSQLTRHERIHSGEKPLRCAHCEKTFNFKSQLTRHELIHSGHKQFECHICQKSFLRKPDLTRHKLIHCEEKPFKCTMCPKVFILKSHLIRHEKVHSGERPFKCDECDKSFDFKSQLTRHELIHSGERDFECHVCQKTFLRKPDLLRHERIHTGERPFKCKICPKMFILKSHLIRHEKIHSSEKHIPCHTCEKTFLRKSDMTRHERIHSVD; translated from the exons ATGAGACCAG CTTGCTCAACAGAAGAAAACGATGAGGATGGTTTCATCAAGATAAACGTTGATGGACTGATAGAGGAGACCTCTCAGCAAAACG GTGGAGAGGTTTTCTGCTCCAaaggcatccaagatgaaactGAGGCAAAGAGGACAACCCCAAATAACCCTTTGCCTTTGCACAGGGATAGTTACTCACAAACAAAGCAATCTCGTTGTCAAACATCTGAAAGGACTTTTGGAGGCAATTTCAATTGGAAGCAGCAGCAAGATATTTGCTTTGATGAGAGACCAATTGAGTGTGATATAGAACTACATACTTTCATTCTGAAGTCACATTTACCAAAATGTGTAACAGTTCAATCAGTCGAAAGGCCATTCAGTTGCGAGATATGTCCAAAGACGTTCCACTGTAGGTCACAGTTAACCAGACACGAAAGAATTCATTCTGGTGAGAAACCACTTAGATGTGCACATTGTGAAAAGACTTTTAATTTTAAGTCACAGTTGACTAGGCATGAGCTGATTCATTCTGGTCACAAACAGTTTGAGTGTCACATATGTCAAAAATCTTTCCTTAGGAAGCCTGATTTGACGAGACACAAGCTAATTCATTGCGAGGAAAAGCCGTTCAAGTGTACAATGTGTCCGAAGGTGTTCATTTTGAAGTCACATCTGATCAGACATGAAAAAGTTCATTCCGGTGAGAGACCGTTTAAATGTGACGAATGTGACAAGAGTTTCGACTTTAAGTCACAGTTGACCAGACATGAACTAATTCATTCTGGTGAGAGAGATTTTGAATGCCATGTGTGTCAAAAGACTTTCCTTCGGAAGCCCGACTTATTAAGACACGAAAGAATTCACACTGGTGAAAGGCCATTCAAGTGTAAAATATGTCcaaaaatgttcattttgaAGTCACATTTGATCAGGCATGAAAAAATTCATTCAAGTGAGAAACATATTCCATGCCACACATGTGAAAAGACTTTCCTCCGAAAGTCTGATATGACCAGGCATGAAAGAATTCATTCTGTTGATTGA